One Aegilops tauschii subsp. strangulata cultivar AL8/78 chromosome 7, Aet v6.0, whole genome shotgun sequence genomic window carries:
- the LOC109769676 gene encoding putative UPF0481 protein At3g02645, producing the protein MASSSDQEGSGSGSGRRGRPLVFDELRWVVQIRESLTEDGDDEDDNGIPVSVFNVPKQLLVHKPEAYVPQFIALGPYHHWRPELYEMERYKLAAARRAQRRLRPAGLKLEALVAEFADRLERKIRAYYHRYLDFSGLTLTWMMVVDGAFLLEFLQIYAAAEDCGKPALRRVSSRMAHLVDFAGRKSAHGLILRDMLMLENQIPLFLLRKILEPQCASADEAGLLLTSMVTGLVKELCPFKMMDGAFPAVDVAKYAHLLELLYYLLVPKPPAEDTTAEAQDHDENYDIEEQPADGDGEEKQSGGGSEYVAQLFAALWGMASKLGKGPLHYVMRPIAFAVKAPWKMLTVVPGMSGMKHPVESFFMSGADGRGDPSSSSTAGHLSRPPLIEEIMVPSVSELVNAGVQVAATTGDLSTICFDCKTATLHLPVVTLDGNTEVMIRNLVAYESSAASGPLVLTRYTELMNGIIDTDTDVALLRQRGVVLNRLKSDGEVTKLWNSMSRSTRLTKVPAVDRAVEEMNRYYDGRWRVKTKRFMRRYVFSSWQLLTFLAAIMMLLLTTLQAFCSVYTCSRWFGAVTVTAASGE; encoded by the coding sequence ATGGCGTCCAGCTCCGATCAAGAGGGtagcggcagcggcagcgggcGGCGAGGGAGGCCGCTGGTGTTCGACGAGCTCCGGTGGGTGGTGCAGATCCGGGAGTCCCTGACGGAGGACGGCGACGACGAGGACGACAACGGCATCCCGGTCTCGGTGTTCAACGTGCCCAAGCAGCTGCTGGTGCACAAGCCGGAGGCGTACGTGCCCCAGTTCATCGCCCTCGGCCCCTACCACCACTGGCGCCCCGAGCTGTACGAGATGGAGCGGTACaagctcgccgccgcccgccgcgcgcagCGCCGCCTTCGCCCCGCGGGGCTCAAGCTCGAGGCGCTCGTCGCGGAGTTCGCCGACCGCCTCGAGCGCAAGATCCGCGCTTACTACCACCGCTACCTCGACTTCAGCGGCTTGACGCTCACCTGGATGATGGTCGTCGACGGCGCCTTCCTCCTCGAGTTCCTGCAGATCTACGCCGCCGCCGAAGACTGTGGCAAGCCGGCGCTGCGGAGGGTGTCGTCGAGGATGGCGCACCTGGTGGACTTCGCCGGGAGGAAGTCGGCGCACGGGCTGATCCTACGTGACATGCTCATGCTCGAGAACCAGATCCCGCTCTTCCTCCTCCGCAAGATCCTTGAGCCGCAGTGCGCGTCGGCCGACGAGGCCGGGCTGCTGCTCACGAGCATGGTCACCGGGCTCGTGAAGGAGCTCTGCCCGTTCAAGATGATGGACGGCGCCTTCCCGGCCGTCGACGTCGCCAAGTACGCGCACCTGCTCGAGCTGCTCTACTACCTTCTCGTGCCCAAGCCGCCGGCAGAGGACACGACAGCAGAGGCACAAGACCATGACGAGAACTACGACATCGAGGAGCAGCCGGCGGACGGCGACGGCGAAGAGAAGCAGTCTGGCGGCGGGTCCGAGTACGTGGCGCAGCTGTTCGCCGCGCTGTGGGGCATGGCATCGAAGCTTGGGAAAGGCCCGCTGCACTACGTCATGAGGCCGATCGCTTTCGCTGTCAAGGCGCCGTGGaagatgctcaccgtcgtgccgGGCATGTCTGGCATGAAGCACCCCGTCGAATCATTCTTCATGTCCGGCGCGGACGGCCGCGGCGACCCGTCGTCGTCGTCCACGGCGGGACACCTGAGCAGGCCACCGCTGATCGAGGAGATCATGGTGCCGTCGGTCTCCGAGCTCGTCAACGCCGGCGTGCAGGTAGCAGCCACAACCGGCGACCTGTCCACCATCTGCTTCGACTGCAAGACGGCGACGCTGCACCTCCCGGTGGTGACACTCGACGGCAACACGGAGGTGATGATCCGGAACCTTGTCGCCTACGAGTCGTCGGCGGCGTCCGGCCCGCTGGTGCTCACCCGGTACACGGAGCTGATGAACGGCATCATCGACACCGACACCGACGTGGCCCTTCTGCGGCAGCGTGGCGTGGTGCTGAACCGCCTGAAGAGCGACGGCGAGGTGACGAAGCTGTGGAACAGCATGAGCAGGTCGACGCGGCTGACGAAGGTGCCGGCGGTGGACAGGGCGGTGGAGGAGATGAACCGGTACTACGACGGGCGGTGGCGCGTGAAGACGAAGCGGTTCATGCGGAGGTACGTGTTCAGCTCGTGGCAGCTGCTCACCTTCCTGGCCGCCATCATGATGCTGCTGCTCACCACGCTCCAGGCCTTCTGCTCCGTCTACACATGCTCCCGATGGTTCGGCGCCGTCACCGTCACGGCGGCGTCGGGGGAATGA